GGAGTCAGGACAGAGAGCACACGGCTGGGGTGAGCCGCGGTGCCGACACTTCCTGGGGTGAGACCTCGTGGTCAgatcccccaccccatccccatctgCAGTGGGATGCGGCCCCCATGACCCTCTCCCCATGACCCCACAGGGAAGGACGATTCTAAGAGGTCCTCCCCACAGGCTAAGCTGGGACCCTCCCGGGATGCTGAAGAGATCTGAGACCCTCCCACCCACAGACACAACAACCTGCTTGCCCAGGGCCAGGTGTGACCTTCCCACCAGCTGGGAGGGTCCCTGGGTGTGACCTTGGGAGGGTCCTTGATGGCCCTTAAAAGCTCTGCTGGGGTGGGTGTAACCAGAGGCTGCTGGGACCACCAGCTGAGGACCAGACCCCCCCTGTCACAGGTAAACAGGCCTGGGCTCCAGGCTGGGCCTCCCCACCCGCGGTGACACTGGGGGCTATCGGGGGCTTTTCCAGGGGTTTCAGGCTACGGCGAGGGCGGCTGAGGAAGAGCTTTACCCACTTGGAAATATGCTGGGTGCAGAAGTCCGGCTTTACCGGAGTGTTAGCAgatgtttgtttactttttaatttaatgtaatttcaaATGTACACAGAAGTTGCAAAAATTGTGCAAAGAACTATATGCTCTATCTAGATTCACCAGTTGCTTCCATTTTGTCCCATGTGATTTGTCACATGCATAAACTTTTATTTCTGAACcgtttgagagtaagttgcaggtGCCCTGCCCTTGACCCCGCACATTTCATTATTAAACCAGGGAGTTCAGCACTGTTGCCGTGATTATACCTTTGCCCAGCCCACACTCAGATGGTAACTGTCTAATAATTTCACAGATGGGTACACGTGTCTTCCTGACCGACATCCCCTCTGGAGCCCGAGGTACAGTCAGGTCTGTACCTCCTCATCTCTCCACGCTGGGCCGACTCCTCAGTCTTTGTCATTCACGACCTGGACATCCTGAGAGGCGTTTGCAGAGTCTGTGTGATGCTTCCTCCTGATTGGTTGAGGTCTGCATTTTTGAGGCTGTGTCCCCGGCGGTGCGTCATGCCTGGGGCTCATGAAGTCAGGCTGTCCTGTCTCTGGGGACACTGATGGCTTCTGTACCTCTGATggctttccctttgtaattagtaGGTAGCTTGGGGAGATAATTTGAGACCACACGGACGTCCTGCTTCACTTACCACTATGATGGCTGCATACACTGTCCTTTCCTAGACCTCTGCATTTATTCCTGAGCAGAGTTTTGAAAGGACGGCTGTGTTCCTAGCAGAGAGGGATGTGGACGAAGGGACCCAGCTGGGAGGCTGCTTAGGATTCTAGACTTGGACGCGGCATCTGGTTCTGGATCAACTTGCTGATGGGtgtagggagggaggagggatccAGGATGCCGTGTGTGATGCCTGCTTGATGAGGAGGGGAAGGGTCTGAAGGGGCCGAGGACTTGGTGCCCCAGTACTCTGTTGAATAGAAACGGCGagtgtgggcttccctgatggtgcagtggttaagaatccgcctgccaacgcaggggacacgggttcgagccctggtccgggaagatcccacatgccgcggagcacctaagcccgtgtgccacaactactgagcctgtgctgtagagcccacaagccacgactactgagcgcacgtgccacaactactgagcctgtgtgctgcatctaccgaagcccacgtgcctagagcccgtgctctgcaacaagagatgccactgcaatgagaagcccgtgcaccgcaacgaggagtagcccctgctcgccacaactagagaaagcctgcacccagcaacgaagacccgacacagccaaaaacaaacaaataaataaataagtaaataaataagtaaataagtaaataaataaataaaagaaacggCAAGTGTGGGCATccctctcttgttcctgatcttaaaaggAAAGGCTTTTCACTTTTCACCATCAAGTTAagtgtgggtttgtcacatatggcctttgttatgctGTGGTATAGCCCTTCTATAAGCCCAGcattttaaatgtgctgttgaattcagtttactagtattttgttgagaatttttgcatctatattcatcaggggtattattggtctgtaattttcttttcctgtggtgtccttatctggctttggtatcaggataatgctgaaTCTGGGAGTGTTCTCTCTCCTTCAGTTTCCTAGTTCTCGTCTTTGTAATAATTTTCCTGCCTATTCTTGCTTGTTTATGTTGTGCTTTTCcaaatgaactttaaaatcagCTTATCAGCGACTTCCCTGTGGTGGTCCtgtgggtaagactctgagctcccaatgcagggggcccgggtttgatccctggtcagggaactggatcccgcatgcatgccacaactaagacccagagcagccagaatacataaataaatactaaaaaaataaaaaaataaataaaataaaatcagcttaTCTGCCCTCTAATTCGTCTCAGCATTTTTATCGGAATTGCATTAAACTCTTAGATCCATTTAGGAAGGATGGACATCAGATGTATTACATCTCTTTATCCATCCCACTGTCAGAGGTGTTCTACTGTGGCTCTCGGGAACTTTTCGGTTCTCTTGCATATTTATTGTTAGGCTCATCCGCAGGTCTTCTGTTTCTGCTGTTATTTTTGGAACGTTTTCCTCTAGCTGGATGTTTGTATACGTTGAGGCTCCTGACGTGACAATTCATGGCACTCAGCCAACTTCCTGACCTAATGGGAATCTTCCATTGCCGCCCCTCCCAACAGGACGCCCACATGGGTGGACGTGGATGGGCTTTCTGTGGGAGGGTGGGTGTTGGTATATCAGTCATCTGTTGCTGTGCAAGACATCACCCCGAAAggtggtggcttaaaacagtcaTAACCACTTCGTCTCACTGCCTATTACCGCACGGTGGGAGTGGTTAACTGGCGGCACAGTCTGGGGGTCTCTGTGGTGGAGCTGGGAGATGCGTCTGACTCCGGTGTCTCCCAGGAGAGCCAGGAGGAGCACGGGGTCCCTGACACGTCCCCGTATCCGCTGGTTACACGGCCGGCCCTCCCCTTGTCCAGGCAGCTCTACAATCTAGGAGGTGAGGCTGGATGAGGTCACGGCAAGTAATGGTGGGTGATGCCTGGCACAGGCCAGACATCTTTGGTGCATTTTAGGGGGGTAGATATAACCTCAGAGTCTCCCTGGGTTAGAGGGCAGGTCTCCTCCCACCCAGGCTGGCTGGTGCCATTGAGGAAAGGGCCCCTTCCTGGGCGGGGGCCGCCCACCTGCTCTGCTGGGAGCACTTTTCCACATGCTCTGTTTTTCTGGGTTTCTCTCCCCGCAAACCTGCAGCCCTTTTAGCAaactgcccagggtcacactcTCCCTGCCCTCCGGGGACCCCGGCGGGGCCTGACTGGAATTCTGCTGAGACCCAGGGGCTCTCCCACCGTGGACCAGCGGAGGGATCGCGGGGCGACCCCAGGGGCGGAGAGACCACTGTGGTCTGGGGCGGCCCTGGGACCGGGAGAGGGGGCGGTGGAGTGGGGGGCATGAGGTAATTTCCACACTCAGAGGTTTGAGTCACCCAGGGGCACAATCGCTCATGGGAGAGTCAGCGACCTCCGGACTCTGGTCCTGACCCGGCTCCCGCCGCCCCCGTTTATGGACATCAACCCGGGCTGGGGTCGCACCGCTGGCCCCCTCCTGGAGGTGGACTCAAGTTTTCCTTTGGAGCGGCGGGTTCTCGGACCCAGGGCTGGCGCCCCATTTCCTTTTACAACGTCATCTTTGTGTCGCCGTCAGTTCCCTTGCCCGGGGGAGGGGCGGAGTGCGTCCGAGCCCCGGCCCGGTGTGCACGGCCCCGCTGACCTGGCTCTTCCGTCCTCTTGTCCCGGATTTCTCATCGCAGGTGAACAGCCCAGAGGACCAGCTGAGCCTCAGATTCCGCCCCACAGAGCCAGGCCAGCATCAGAGACGGCACTGCCAGGGTCACAAAGCCACCGAGGAGCTACCTCTGGCCGGCCTGCGCGCCCAGGTGGACCTGCGTCCGGTGCTGCTTCCGCTGCACCCAGCGGCTTGATGGAAAAGACCTACTTCCTGAGCAGGGTGGAGCGCAGCTGCCCCAAGAGATCCCGCTGGCCCGCCTGAAGCCAGCCGCCAGGAGCAGGGTGCGGTGTGAGGCAGACCGCCCGCCCACGATCCCGCGGCTCACGCGGCCAGGTCTGCCGCTCCTACAGCCGGGGCTCGGCTGCCGGGGCCACCCCAACCAGCGCCCCTTTGCCAGGAGCCCCGAGGAGGCGCCGGTCTGGACCTTTGAGCGTGAGCACTGCGGCAGCCGTCTGGGGCTGAAGACCCGGGTGCGGGGCAGCGGGGCCCGGGGTGAGCTGCGCGCCTGGCCGAGGCCATCCGCGCGGAGTGGGGGGCCGCTTCCTGCAGCTCTGCTCTCCCTGCTTCCGGCGCCGCCCGCCGCGCCTCAGCCCCGTGGGCTCCCCGGGGCTGCTGCCCCAGGCACGGAGCCTGCCGCTCTCTCCTTTCCCACGTGAGCACCAGGGCCGCCGGAAGCCGCACGGCGTGGAGGTGTGGCCACGTCTCCCGCACGGCCAGCCGCTGGCCTTCCGCAAGTCGGTGGGGCGCGGGTGGCTGTGCGGGCAGGGGGCGTCCTGATGCCAGGGCGACCACAGCGCCGTGGAGGTGGCCGTGTGGGAGGCTGAGGGGCTGAGTCTCCATCACAGGGAGCTGCTCACGCCGCGCGCCCTCACTGGGGATGGGCACACGCACCCCCACGGCCAGCCCCCCGCGTCCAGCTGTACTGCCCCACCTGCCGGGCCACCTGCGGCTCCGGGAAGGCCTTCGAGAACCGCCGCTGCCCCCTGGAGCATACACAGATGCTGGCCTTAGACATGGCTGTGCCCTGGGAGCACCGCAGCCTGCCTGCCGGACTTTCCATGCTGGAGCTCTGCCCGAGGTGAGGATGGGGCGGCGGGATGCGCCACCTTCAGCTTGAACCAGGGTCCCCTGTCCCCTCTGTGTGGCCAGCACCTCCCCAGCCtctgaggggtggggaagggaggtctAGGGAAGCCGCTTGTGCCAGGCGCCGTCTTGCGGAATTTATTcttgcccccctcccccgccccccaggcccaACCTCTGTGAGTTTGGGGACGTGTGCATCAAGGCGCATTCAGAGCAGGAGCTGCAAGAGTGGACCCAGCGCGCCGGGACCGTGGCGCTGAGGGAGCACACAGCCTGGCGGGAGGGGCTGCTGCCTTACCAGGCCCGGCCGCTGGCCGAATAGCAGCAGAGCCGCAGTGAGGTCCTGCTGGTAAGTGGAGGCCGAGAGAGTgcgtgggggcagggctggggccaggcTTCCCTGTGCGCCTGGCTGAGGCCGCTGAAGGCGTATCTATGCACTTCAACCAGCCCCTGGCGCATCAGGCCCAGGAGAAGCAAACTCAGCACACCTGGACCTTCACTGAGGTGAGGGGTCAGCACAGCCGGGGGTGGGTCAGCTGGGGTCTGGGCTCTGCAGTAGCCTCTCCTGAGGCTGTGATTAGGCTGCCCTGCGCGGTGATTCTGGGGGGGTATCTGGTGCAGAGAAGGAGGGGCCAGGCTGGTCACCCTGAGGGCCCCACGCAGCACCACCACCTCGCTCAGCATCCACAGGGGCTCAGTGACCCCGTTTTGCAGAGGGAGCCCCGAGGTTCAGAGGTTCAAAGAGGCCAAGGACCCTGCTGGTGTCACAGCCTGgaagcaggaggggagggagtggtCTGTGCACCAGCCTGGACCCTGATCGCTGGGACAGGGTCCAGGGGTCACCTCACCATCGTCTTCTCCCCCAGGCACCCCTGCTACACGTGGCCCTGCTCAAGCAGGCGCCGGGAGCACACTTCTCACTGGCAGCCCCCAGCCTCTCTCCAGGCCGGGTCTGCATGCTGGGGAAGCACTTCTGCACGCCCggctccccagcccagctccGGGTTGGGGTGCGTGTGCAGAGCTCTTGCTTCGGCACCGTCCAGCAATGGGTGGTCTTCCACTTCTGCCCCTGGCCAGTGCTGCTGAGGTAGCTGGAGCTGCAGCTGGGCCAGGCGCACCCCTGGGGGCTCTGGGGGACGCCAGCGCCTGGGCTTCTGGAGGAGCTGGAGCGCTGGCACGCTGGCAACTGCCACGTGGGGCCTGGTGTGGAGAGGACGGCCAAGTACAAGGTGCCTGCTCTGGGCCTGGAGCTCTGTCCCGGCGGCCCCGACCCGGGCCCATCTGAGCCGTCAGCTATCTGCAGAGGCTGCACCAGCGTCTCCACGAGGAGGAGGCGGCTCTGCAGCAACTGGTGGCCGAGTGGGTGGGGCCGGCGAGCGGTCGGGGGCCGTGGAGGGCCAGCCAGGCCCCGGCTCTGGTCACTGACCCGTGACCTCCCCACCAGGCTGAACCTTCGGGCCGGTATCCCTGCAGACGGCGCTGGAGACGCCAGCCCTGGACATCCTCTTCCCGCCACCGGGAGCACTGTACGCGCAGGGGCCCATCCCCTCCCGGGTGCCAGATACAGACGAGGGCTTTCCGCTGGGCTGAGCGGTCAGCACAGCCCTCGTGGCCCCCGTGCCTGCGCCTGACCTCAGGGTGCTTGAGGCCCCCGTGGAGACCCGGGCCGGCTCGGAGCAGGCGCCGTGGCTGCTGCCGCCCACCCACTACTGCGCATCCCTGGGGCTGCAGCCCGAGACCAGGCGGATCTTAGAAGTCCAGTTCCAGGTGGACCTGCTGGCCTTCCCCCCCTGGCACCAGGCCATGGACGCACTGCCCGAGGAGCAGCTGGTGCTGCCCAACCCGCTGGCCTGTGCCCTGCCCTCCGCCCGTTCTACCCGCCCTGCCAGGCAACAGCAGGCAGAAGCTGCCAGTGGCGGTCACCACGGGGACCAGCCCAGGGGGCACGCAGCCCATCGCCCCGCTGCCAGCTGCTGAGTCCCTCatgcccttccttctccctgccccccgcAGGGCAGCAGACATCTATATCGCCTAGCATTTCCACAGCCACGCCAGCAGCGGTCACCCCAAGGCCACTCCGCTCTGGGTGATGGACACGGGCTGCCCACTGAGCCAGACAGACGCGGCCACGCTGCGCTACTGTTGCCTGACCAAGGACTGCCGGGCCTTCCGCGTGCCGATGTGGGCCGAGCTGGAGCGACACCGCGTCGTGGTCGCCACCGCGTCCCAGGCCCGCAAGCTCAGGGTGCCCGCCAGCTTCTTCTCCCACATCCTCATCGACGAGGCCACCCAGATGCTGGAGTGAGAGACGCTCGCCCCGCTACGCTGCGCCACGCCCGGCATCTGCCTGGTCCTGGCGGGGGACCCCATGCAGGCCGCGCCCAGGCTCTCCTGCGCCACGGGGGCCCCGCGGCAGGACCCACGCTGTTGCACCGCCTGGTCCAGCACTACCAGGAGGGGACGCACACGGCTGCCGAGAGGAGCCAGGTCACTGCGCCCGGGAACCACCGCTGCACCGAGGCCATCGTCAGCTTTGTCTCCCGCCACTTCTACGTGGCCGGGGGCAGCCCCATCCATGCCAGCGGCAAGATCCTGCACCACCCCCAGCACTAGCCTCTCACCTTCTGCCACGTGGCGGGCAGTCCGGAGCACGACATGTCTACGACAACTTGGCTGGACACGGCCGAGGTCGTGCAGGTCGTTGAGAAGGTACAGGAGGTCTATGACACCTGGCTCCACTGCTGGGGCCCCCAGGAGCAGAGGGCCATCTGCGCGGTGTCCCACGGTGCTCAGGTAGGCAGTGCCCAGCTAGCCCCAGCTGCCCGGGagagcctccctcccccactcccagcgGGGAAGCTTGGCAGAGGACAGGGTACCGCCTCCCTGCCCCGTGGCCTGGTGGACCTGTGTGCCCCCAGGCTGGGCCTCCTcggtctcagtttccccttctgtacaAGGGGCTGAGGTATTCACCTCCCAGGGCATGGGGGCCAGGGTCCCGTTTTTGTCGGGGTTGCTGTCCTTTTGGGGCCCCTCACTGCACACTGAGAGCTCACCTGGGCCTGCTGACCTGGCCGTGTGTCCCCAGGTGAGCATTGCTGAGGCAGGAGCTGAGGAGGAGGGACCTGGGCCAGGTCTCTGTGTGCAGCTTGGAGATCCTGCCAGGTGGGTGCTTGGTGCTGGGGAAGtgggccccctccccctccccctcccagcccagcctgaCCATGTGACCATCCCCCTCCCAGGGCACCCACCCTTGTGAGTGGGGGTGCTGACCATGGTACACACCCACCGGAGCCTGCTGAACCCGGGGGCACTTGCCCTGGAGTTCTTCACGGACGCTCGCATGCTCAACACCGTCGTGAGCATGCCGGTCCGGGGGGTCCTGGACCAGCATGAGACCTGGTGTCCCTGGGAAGGTTTGGGGTCAGGAAGGGAGTCCTGTTAGGGCTGCTCCTTGGTCTTTGGCCATCCCTGACCACACTGGGTGCCATCTGTGGGGctcacttcattttttaaaaaaaatttatttatttgtttatttttgactgtgttgggtcttcattgcagtgcgcaggcttctcattgtggtggcttctcttgttgcggagcacgggctctaggcacgtgggcttcagtagttgtgacatgcaggctcagtagctgtggctcacgggctctagagtgcaggctcagtagctatggcacacgggcttagttgctccgcggcatgtgggatcttcccagaccagagctcgaacccgtgtcgcctgcattagcaggtggattcttaaccactgcgccaccagggaagccccttttttaaaaaaatacaccaaaagCCAGTGTCTTTTACTGGAACAGGGTcctcagcccacactcaaggaggCCTCCCTGGAAAAGGCGGCCTTTTCTCTGCCACCACTGCCCCGTCTAACTCAGACCCCCAGCCCTGTGTCCTTCAGGGGCTGGCGCCCTGGGAGGGGAACCAGACGACAAGACCCCTGCGGGGGTGCAGGGCTGTGATGGCGGTGCCCCAGGCGGCTGTCGTGTGCTCCACCCAGATTTCTGCAGCCCCCTCACACCCTCAGGCCTGCTCCCAGGTCAGGGCCTTTGGGACAACCTGCCCGGGTGTGCATTTCTTTGCAGGACTGAGGAACTTCACCTGCCCCTCAGGGTGCATTTTTGTCCTGCCTTCTGTGGAAACCTCTGCCCCCGACCCCAGCCCTTCCCGAGGCAGCTCTGACCTTGGAAACCGCTCTCAGTGCAATTCCACTTCCCCATGGCCTCTGTGCAGTGGCGATAGCCTGGTGAGCCCTGCTCCAAAGAGCACTTCTCTTCTAGGGCAGCCACAGAGGCATGGGGAATTCTAGTGTCTCTCGAAAAAGCGCTAGAACAGAGGAGGAGCAGCTGCCCCGAGGCAGGGAGCCAGTCCCTCATCAACCTGGAGTCAGAGAGGGCTTCCGGGAGGAAGAGGCGTTGAAGCCCCGAGGGCGCGGCGCAGGAAGCGGGGCTGGACCGCGGTCAGACAGCTGCGAGGTGGGGCCGCGGGCGGAGGGCGGGGCCTCGTCGCAGTGAGGGCCAAGCTTTTAAGTCTCGGGCGCGATTTGAAGCCTGCGGCCGTGTGTACCAGGCAGCGAACGAGTCCAGCTGAGAGAGAGGCCCGCGAGGCGCAAAGCTGCGGGCACGATGGGGCGGGGCGGACGCGCACCTGTGCCCCGGCCTCCATGGCCACACCGGGAGGGCGCTTCGGAGCCGCCCACAGCCGGGTACCTGCGGCTGGCACCGCCTTACCCGGTGAGGGCGCGAGGCGGGGCCAGGGGAGGGAAGCGCTGACCCCGAAGTCCCCCGGACGGCGTGCCAGGCCCCGGGACGCACGGGCAGCTCCCTTGGCGAGCCCTCACCCCAGCGTGCGGGTCTCTGGACCAGTGTGACCCTGCACAAACCCACATCTCTGGTCCCCTGGCCAGCtcctgcccttctcccctccccagacttCTGTCTGCCATGCCCCACCCTCTGCTGCTCCGGACATTTCCGTGGAGCAAGCACGATGACTCTGCCCTGGACCCCTGGGAGCCTTGGGACAACTCCATCTGCAGGACATCCAGGAGGGAGCCCCTCAGCCATGCGCACACAGGCGGCTGGAGAGGCCTGGGAGGGGAGCCACAGGCTGAGACCATACCAACCCTGCAGAGGACACTGGCCATAGCTGGGGTGGGTGGTGCTGGGCCTTTCTGACCCAGTTAAGGTCCCCCCCTCACCAAACCGCTTCTCAGTGGGGAACGGGCCCTGTTCCTGACCCCTTGCCCTGGCCACACCTTATCTTCTCAGGGGCCTGCTGTCCTAGTGACCATCACGGTGTGCGTGGTGGTGGACGGAAAGCTGGTTAGCAGTGTACTGAGGGTGGCTCTGGGCCTCTTCCCGTGGACAGCCCTCCTCGGCCGTAGCCAGGGTACACGGTGCTGTCCCTCCTGGACCTGAAGggccaagttgctggagcaggtAGACGCCGAGGACTGCATCACCTTCAGGAAGTGAGCGAGCTGCTGGCCGAGCTGCGGGTCACGTGACCACACTGGCGGGCAAGGACAGACTCTCTAGGTCGCCCGCCTGGGGCTGGACACCAGGAGCTGGTGGGGAGGGGCGATGGGCTGTAGGGAGGCCCCCCCCCAAACAGAAGGTATGCATTTGTGTGGATCTGGGGGAGGTTACCCTACCAGGCTCCCTTGCTAGGACCCTCACCCACCTCACAAAGGGGGTGCTTCAGCTTCTTTTGGGGAGAAGAtagtacttttattttcattaaaaaaaataaaataaaatgtcctctTGGCCTTGGGTTCCCTGGCCTCAATGAAGCTGGGGCTGATAGTACTGGGGCCTATCTGTGACTGCCCCCAGCGGGGTCTCGGCAGGACTTGGGGGTACTGCCCTCCCTTGAGGAATCCCAGCGTAAGAGGCAGGAAAGATGGCCAGAGCCTGTGCCCAGGTGTCACAGCTGGTTACTgtgatggggatgggggagatggacgtgggaggggcaggggctgccACCTGGCAGGCCTTGGAGCAGCTCTCCTCATTGGTAGTGGCAGCTACGTGCCAGGGCTGAGGCTTCTTGCTCCAGGGGTCAGTGTCCTGGAAAGGCCAGCCTGGGACTCCCCCTAGAAAAGGAAGCAGGAGCTGGGGGGGCCAGGGACTTGTGGGTGGGCTGGGCTGAGTCAGGAAAAACACTCATGTGGCTGCCGCCTCCTTTAAAAAGTAAGTAGGTTTGTTTCTTCAATTGTCTATGTGTGTTTATACTCCTCTTTATTAGTGGATAAGTACTAGAAAATCATTTCTAGGAAGGTGTGGTCAGGGCCGGGCCTAGCTTGCCCAGCCTACGGGGGGGCGGGCCCTTCAGGGGGCCTAGGCCTGGTCTGCAGGGTGAGGCTGTCCAGCCAGGGCTCGTACACCAGCGTGTAGCCCTCCACCCTCTTGATAGTGAACTTGTAGGAGCGGTTGGGCAGCAGGTTTCGGACGTCAAAGGTGCAGGCGGCCACGGGGAAGATGCCGCACTGCAGGCACTCCTGCTGTGTCTGTGGGTCCAGCAGCTCGTAGCACAGCTCAAACTGCTCTGGCACGGCCGGCTGCAGGGTGACAAACCAGCGCAGGCTGACCCAGTCCTGGTGGGCCACCGACTCCTTGCGGTCGAACGTGACGGGCATCTTGGTGCTCAGCGTGAGCTGGATGTGGGGGATCTTGGTGGCGTTGACGTCAGACACCAGGCGGTGTTTGGCGTGCAGGCGCCCTGGCACCATCGTGGCCAGGAAGCTGTCCGTGGTGGCCGCCAGGTCTGCCAGCCGCTGCTCCACGAGCCGCCAGCCCGCCAGGAAGGGCTGAGGGTCCGGTGACTCGAGCAGGGCGTCCAGCTCAGAGCGGCCGTGGTCTAGCTGCTGCAGCAGCTCCCCGAGCAGCTGGAGTTGGATCTTGGTCTGGGCCGCGCCCACCTTCTTCATGCGCTGGAACTTCTGCGGGTCGATGAACTGGAACGTGGTGGGCAGCACCCGCGGGTTCTGGTCGCCCAGGGCCAGGTGCTTGGGGAGGAGCTCGAGGTGGTAGGAGCACTTCTTGAGGAGCTCCACGTGGGCGTGGTGGCGCTTGAGCAGCTGGGGGCTCAGGGCCGAGGTCAGGAACTTGCGCAGAGCGTTGCGGCGCTCCGCGTAGGCCCGCCACGTCTCGGGCTCCAGCAGCTGCCGACCCTCggcctcctccgcctcctccgcctcctcctggTCCAGGAAGCACTGAGGGCCGTCCAGCTTCATTCCGTCCGGGTCCAGGCCTGTCACCTGCAAGTTCATGGTCTGGGAGCAGCGGGTGGAGGGCAGGGTATGAGCGGGACGGTCAGACTGGCCTCTGCCGCCCACCCAGGGGCTCACTCGGGGCAGTGTTTGTGTGGGGGTGACTCCAGGCCCACTGGCCCCCATGCTGGGCCCTCTAGCCTGCTGGGGGGGCCGGGGAGGACTTTGTGGGGAGGGCTCGTCTCTCTGGAAAGAGGCTGCTTGGAGGGCCGGGTGAGCAGTCTGCAGATCTAGATAAAAGCGGACACCGCGGGGCCGACACGACACTCTACTGATGGTCGTTTGTGATGACGCAGGGCGGGGCTGAGACGGGGGCTCTGGGCCAGGATGGCCCGTGCGAGAAAGCCCAGCCACTGCCGAGCTGTGCAGCCGTGTCTGAAATGGTGTCACGCCGCTCCCTGGAGCTGTTGACAGGATTCAGTGTGATCCTGTCTGAGCAGCACCAGACCCCAGCTGGGGACACCCCTGTCCTGCACACCCTCCACGCCCCACTACAGGCGCAGAGCAGACGACAGGGgccaagcccaggaggcagggcGGCTGCCGGCCTCAGCTCTGAGAAGTAAACATGCCAGTTCCTGGTTACCGAGCCCTGCTGTGTCCTGGGGCCTCAGGACCTCCATGAGCCCACTGAGCCCATGAGAAAAGCCCCTGAACGGTTACCCTGCCTCACAGATGGGGCGCCTGAAGCTAGAACAGTTCGTAGCTTGCTCTCCATCCAGGCTTCTAGCCCAGCCGTAGACCCCAGAGCCTGAGTGTCCTTCtgcacccctccccagcctgggttCCCAGCTCTGA
This DNA window, taken from Balaenoptera ricei isolate mBalRic1 chromosome 15, mBalRic1.hap2, whole genome shotgun sequence, encodes the following:
- the HELZ2 gene encoding LOW QUALITY PROTEIN: helicase with zinc finger domain 2 (The sequence of the model RefSeq protein was modified relative to this genomic sequence to represent the inferred CDS: inserted 2 bases in 2 codons; deleted 3 bases in 2 codons; substituted 9 bases at 9 genomic stop codons); translation: MRPLPRVIRKRGGVGHQGTGEELTSSLGASSEERSGLRWTCVRCCFRCTQRLDGKDLLPEQGGAQLPQEIPLARLKPAARSRVRCEADRPPTIPRLTRPGLPLLQPGLGCRGHPNQRPFARSPEEAPVWTFEREHCGSRLGLKTRLCSPCFRRRPPRLSPVGSPGLLPQARSLPLSPFPREHQGRRKPHGVEVWPRLPHGQPLAFRKSVGRGWLCGQGASXCQGDHSAVEVAVWEAEGLSLHHRELLTARPHWGWAHAPPRPAPRVQLYCPTCRATCGSGKAFENRRCPLEHTQMLALDMAVPWEHRSLPAGLSMLELCPRPNLCEFGDVCIKAHSEQELQEWTQRAGTVALREHTAWREGLLPYQARPLAEXQQSRSEVLLPLAHQAQEKQTQHTWTFTEFAEGAPRFRGSKRPRTLLVSQPGSRRGGSGLCTSLDPDRWDRVQGSPHHRLLPQAPLLHVALLKQAPGAHFSLAAPSLSPGRVCMLGKHFCTPGSPAQLRVGVRVQSSCFGTVQQWVVFHFCPWPVLLRXLELQLGQAHPWGLWGTPAPGLLEELERWHAGNCHVGPGVERTAKYKVPALGLELCPGGPDXGPIXAVSYLQRLHQRLHEEEAALQQLVAEWVGPASGXTFGPVSLQTALETPALDILFPPPGALYAQGPIPSRVPDTDEGFPLGXAVSTALVAPVPAPDLRVLEAPVETRAGSEQAPWLLPPTHYCASLGLQPETRRILEVQFQVDLLAFPPWHQAMDALPEEQLVLPNPLACALPSARSTRPPGNSRQKLPVAVTTGTSPGGTQPIAPLPAAESLMPFLLPAPRRAADIYIAXHFHSHASSGHPKATPLWVMDTGCPLSQTDAATLRYCCLTKDCRAFRVPMWAELERHRVVVATASQARKLRVPASFFSHILIDEATQMLEXETLAPLRCATPGICLVLAGDPMQAAPRLSCATXGPAAGPTLLHRLVQHYQEGTHTAAERSQVTAPGNHRCTEAIVSFVSRHFYVAGGSPIHASGKILHHPQHXPLTFCHVAGSPEHDMSTTTWLDTAEVVQVVEKVQEVYDTWLHCWGPQEQRAICAVSHGAQVSIAEAGAEEEGPGPGLCVQLGDPARAPTLVSGGADHGTHPPEPAEPGGTCPGVLHGRSHAQHRREHAGPGGPGPA
- the FNDC11 gene encoding fibronectin type III domain-containing protein 11, whose product is MNLQVTGLDPDGMKLDGPQCFLDQEEAEEAEEAEGRQLLEPETWRAYAERRNALRKFLTSALSPQLLKRHHAHVELLKKCSYHLELLPKHLALGDQNPRVLPTTFQFIDPQKFQRMKKVGAAQTKIQLQLLGELLQQLDHGRSELDALLESPDPQPFLAGWRLVEQRLADLAATTDSFLATMVPGRLHAKHRLVSDVNATKIPHIQLTLSTKMPVTFDRKESVAHQDWVSLRWFVTLQPAVPEQFELCYELLDPQTQQECLQCGIFPVAACTFDVRNLLPNRSYKFTIKRVEGYTLVYEPWLDSLTLQTRPRPPEGPAPP